The Polycladomyces zharkentensis genome contains a region encoding:
- the rplB gene encoding 50S ribosomal protein L2, giving the protein MGIKRFKPTSPGRRQMTVSTFEEITTDKPEKSLVVTLPKKSGRNNQGKITVRHQGGGHKRKYRIIDFKRDKDGIPGRVATIEYDPNRSANIALIHYADGEKRYILAPHGLKVGQEIMSGPDADIKVGNALPLANIPVGTVIHNIELKPGRGGQLVRAAGAQAQLMGKEGKYAIVRLTSGEMRMIHINCRATIGQVGNLDHELITIGKAGRARWLGKRPTVRGSVMNPSDHPHGGGEGKAPIGRKSPVTPWGKPTLGYKTRKKNKPSDKYIIRRRKK; this is encoded by the coding sequence ATGGGCATCAAACGTTTTAAACCGACTTCTCCGGGTCGTCGTCAAATGACGGTGTCCACCTTTGAGGAGATTACGACGGATAAACCGGAAAAATCGCTTGTTGTTACTTTGCCCAAAAAGTCCGGCCGTAACAACCAGGGGAAAATCACGGTCCGGCACCAAGGCGGCGGTCACAAGCGGAAATACCGGATCATCGACTTCAAGCGCGACAAAGACGGTATTCCCGGCCGCGTTGCCACAATCGAATACGATCCGAACCGTTCGGCCAACATCGCCCTCATTCATTATGCGGACGGTGAAAAACGGTACATCCTGGCGCCGCACGGCCTGAAAGTGGGTCAGGAGATTATGTCCGGACCCGATGCGGACATCAAAGTGGGGAACGCGCTGCCGCTGGCCAACATTCCGGTTGGTACGGTGATCCACAACATCGAGCTGAAACCGGGACGCGGCGGACAATTGGTTCGTGCCGCCGGTGCGCAAGCGCAATTGATGGGGAAAGAAGGCAAATACGCCATCGTGCGTTTGACCTCCGGCGAAATGCGGATGATCCACATCAACTGCCGCGCGACGATCGGTCAAGTGGGTAACCTGGATCACGAGCTGATCACCATCGGGAAAGCCGGACGTGCTCGTTGGCTCGGCAAACGCCCGACGGTGCGCGGTTCCGTGATGAACCCGAGCGACCACCCGCACGGCGGTGGTGAAGGTAAGGCTCCGATCGGTCGGAAGTCTCCGGTCACCCCGTGGGGGAAACCGACGTTGGGCTACAAAACGCGGAAGAAAAACAAGCCTTCGGACAAATACATCATCCGTCGTCGCAAGAAGTAA
- the rpmC gene encoding 50S ribosomal protein L29 → MKAKELMDMTTAEIEQKLRELKEELFNLRFQKATGQLENPARIRQVRKDIARAKTVLRERELGIERRKQA, encoded by the coding sequence ATGAAAGCGAAAGAGCTGATGGACATGACCACCGCGGAAATCGAACAAAAACTGCGTGAGCTCAAGGAAGAACTGTTTAACCTCCGGTTCCAAAAAGCGACCGGGCAATTGGAAAACCCGGCCCGGATCCGTCAGGTTCGCAAGGACATCGCCCGCGCCAAAACCGTTTTGCGGGAGCGCGAACTGGGGATCGAAAGGAGGAAACAGGCATGA
- the rpsH gene encoding 30S ribosomal protein S8, which produces MVMTDPIADMLTRIRNANLVRHESLEVPASKIKREICEILKREGFIRDAEYIEDGKQGIIRIFLKYGKNNERVITGLKRISKPGLRVYAKHNEIPRVLRGLGIAILSTSKGVMTDKEARQAKVGGEVICYVW; this is translated from the coding sequence ATGGTGATGACAGACCCGATTGCTGACATGCTGACACGGATCCGCAACGCGAACTTGGTTCGCCATGAAAGCTTGGAAGTGCCCGCTTCCAAAATCAAGCGCGAGATCTGCGAAATTCTGAAGCGCGAAGGGTTCATCCGCGACGCGGAATACATCGAGGACGGAAAACAAGGGATCATCCGGATCTTCCTGAAGTACGGCAAGAACAACGAACGCGTCATCACCGGGCTGAAGCGGATCAGCAAACCGGGCTTGCGCGTCTACGCGAAGCACAACGAAATTCCGCGGGTGTTGCGCGGTCTCGGCATTGCGATCTTGTCCACCTCGAAAGGGGTCATGACGGACAAAGAAGCGCGTCAAGCCAAGGTGGGCGGCGAAGTTATCTGCTACGTGTGGTAA
- the rplP gene encoding 50S ribosomal protein L16, which produces MLMPKRTKYRKEHRGRMKGRAKGGTEVAFGEYGLQALEPSWITNRQIEAARVAMTRYIKRGGKVWIKIFPDKPVTQKPLEVRMGSGKGSPEKWVAVVKPGKILFELAGVPEEVAREAMRLAAHKLPIKTKFVKRNEAGGSE; this is translated from the coding sequence ATGCTGATGCCGAAACGCACCAAGTACCGCAAAGAGCATCGCGGCCGGATGAAAGGCCGGGCCAAAGGCGGTACCGAAGTGGCATTTGGTGAATACGGTCTGCAAGCGTTGGAGCCGTCTTGGATCACCAACCGGCAAATCGAGGCAGCCCGTGTCGCCATGACCCGTTACATCAAACGGGGCGGAAAAGTCTGGATCAAAATCTTCCCGGACAAACCGGTAACCCAAAAACCGCTCGAGGTGCGGATGGGTAGCGGTAAAGGTTCGCCCGAAAAATGGGTGGCCGTCGTGAAACCGGGCAAGATCTTGTTCGAATTGGCAGGTGTGCCGGAAGAAGTCGCACGTGAAGCGATGCGGCTGGCTGCTCACAAACTGCCGATCAAAACGAAATTCGTAAAACGGAATGAAGCGGGTGGTAGCGAATGA
- the rpsQ gene encoding 30S ribosomal protein S17, with product MTERNRRKVRIGKVVSDKMDKTIVVAVETYKRDPLYGKRVKYTKKFKAHDEQNQAKVGDIVKIMETRPLSKEKRWRLVEIVEEAVII from the coding sequence ATGACCGAGCGCAATCGTCGGAAAGTACGCATCGGCAAAGTGGTCAGCGATAAGATGGACAAGACGATTGTCGTGGCGGTGGAGACCTACAAACGGGACCCGCTGTACGGCAAGCGCGTGAAATACACCAAAAAGTTCAAAGCCCATGACGAGCAAAACCAAGCCAAAGTGGGCGACATCGTGAAAATCATGGAAACGCGGCCGCTCTCCAAGGAGAAGCGTTGGCGTTTGGTTGAGATCGTCGAAGAAGCCGTGATCATCTGA
- the rplN gene encoding 50S ribosomal protein L14, whose product MIQPQSRLRVADNSGAKELMCIKVLGGSKRKSAGIGDIIVASVKQATPGGVVKKGDVVKAVVVRTVRPTRRSDGSYIRFDENAAVVIREDKSPRGTRIFGPVARELREKDFMKIISLAPEVL is encoded by the coding sequence ATGATTCAACCGCAAAGCCGCCTGCGCGTAGCTGACAACTCCGGAGCCAAAGAACTGATGTGCATCAAAGTGCTGGGCGGATCGAAACGGAAATCCGCTGGGATCGGTGACATCATCGTAGCTTCCGTGAAACAGGCAACACCCGGTGGCGTTGTCAAGAAAGGGGACGTCGTGAAAGCTGTTGTGGTGCGTACGGTACGTCCGACTCGCCGCAGCGACGGTTCTTACATCCGTTTTGACGAAAACGCCGCCGTGGTCATCAGGGAAGACAAAAGCCCGCGCGGTACCCGGATTTTCGGACCGGTGGCCCGGGAATTGCGCGAAAAAGACTTCATGAAAATCATCTCGCTGGCGCCGGAAGTACTCTGA
- the fusA gene encoding elongation factor G → MAREFSLEKTRNIGIMAHIDAGKTTTTERILFYTGRVHKIGEVHEGAATMDWMEQEQERGITITSAATTCQWKGHRINIIDTPGHVDFTVEVERSLRVLDGAVGVFCAKGGVEPQSETVWRQADKYGVPRIAYVNKMDIVGADFYGAVEQMRDRLQANAVPIQLPIGAEDTFEGIIDLVKNCAYFYLDDLGTQTEAREIPDEYKEKAEEYRTALLEAVAEIDEELMMKYLEGEEITEEEIVAALRKGTCEVKITPVLCGSSYKNKGVQMLLDAVVAYLPSPVDVPDIRGELPDGTEATRKSGDNEPFAALAFKIMSDPYVGKLTFFRVYSGTLNSGSYVLNSTKGKRERIGRILQMHANHREEISTVYAGDIAAAVGLKDTTTGDTLCDEKHPIILESMVFPEPVISIAIEPQSKADQDKMAMALAKLAEEDPTFRTHTDEETGQTIISGMGELHLDIIVDRLRREFKVEAKVGKPQVAYKETFRKSAKVEGKFIRQTGGRGQYGHVWIEFEPLPEGSGFVFENKIVGGVVPKEYIPAVQAGIEEAMQNGVLAGYPMVDIKATIFDGSYHDVDSSEMAFKIAGSLALKAAKDKCDPVLLEPIMKVEVVVPEEYMGDIMGDINSRRGRVEGMEARGGAQVIRGMVPLAEMFGYATSLRSKTQGRGTFTMQFDHYEEVPKNIAEEIIANNAGK, encoded by the coding sequence ATGGCACGTGAGTTCTCCTTGGAGAAAACGCGGAATATCGGGATCATGGCTCACATCGACGCCGGTAAAACCACGACCACTGAGCGGATCTTGTTCTACACCGGCCGCGTGCACAAAATCGGGGAAGTGCACGAAGGCGCGGCCACCATGGACTGGATGGAGCAAGAACAGGAACGCGGGATCACCATTACCTCCGCGGCGACGACCTGCCAGTGGAAAGGCCACCGGATCAACATCATCGACACTCCGGGTCACGTGGATTTTACGGTCGAAGTGGAGCGATCCCTGCGCGTATTGGACGGAGCGGTTGGGGTGTTCTGCGCCAAGGGTGGCGTAGAGCCGCAATCGGAAACTGTATGGCGTCAAGCTGACAAATATGGCGTACCGCGGATCGCGTACGTGAACAAAATGGACATCGTCGGCGCCGATTTCTACGGTGCGGTGGAGCAAATGCGGGATCGCCTGCAAGCCAACGCCGTACCGATTCAATTGCCGATCGGTGCTGAAGACACCTTCGAAGGAATCATCGACCTCGTCAAAAACTGCGCGTACTTTTACCTGGATGATCTGGGCACACAGACGGAAGCGCGGGAGATTCCGGACGAGTACAAGGAGAAAGCGGAAGAATACCGCACTGCTCTCTTGGAAGCCGTCGCGGAGATTGACGAGGAACTGATGATGAAATACCTCGAAGGGGAAGAAATCACCGAAGAGGAAATCGTGGCCGCTTTGCGGAAAGGTACCTGTGAAGTGAAAATCACTCCGGTACTGTGCGGTTCCTCGTACAAAAACAAAGGAGTGCAAATGCTCCTGGATGCCGTCGTCGCATATCTGCCGTCTCCGGTGGACGTGCCGGATATTCGCGGCGAACTGCCGGACGGAACGGAAGCGACCCGGAAATCGGGCGACAACGAACCGTTCGCTGCACTGGCGTTCAAAATCATGTCTGATCCTTACGTCGGAAAACTCACCTTCTTCCGGGTGTATTCGGGTACGCTCAACTCCGGTTCCTACGTGCTGAACTCCACCAAAGGCAAGCGTGAGCGGATCGGTCGGATTCTGCAAATGCACGCCAACCACCGTGAAGAGATCAGCACCGTATATGCCGGAGACATCGCGGCCGCGGTCGGTCTGAAAGACACGACGACCGGGGACACCTTGTGCGATGAGAAACACCCGATTATCCTGGAATCCATGGTCTTCCCGGAACCGGTGATCTCGATCGCCATCGAGCCGCAATCCAAGGCGGACCAAGACAAGATGGCGATGGCGCTGGCCAAACTGGCCGAGGAAGATCCGACGTTCCGTACCCATACGGATGAAGAGACGGGACAAACCATTATCTCCGGTATGGGCGAGCTGCACCTCGACATCATCGTGGACCGTCTGCGCCGCGAATTCAAAGTGGAAGCCAAAGTGGGCAAACCGCAAGTGGCTTACAAAGAAACCTTCCGCAAATCGGCCAAAGTGGAAGGGAAATTCATCCGGCAAACGGGTGGACGCGGTCAATACGGTCACGTCTGGATCGAATTCGAGCCGCTGCCGGAAGGCTCCGGTTTCGTATTCGAAAACAAAATCGTCGGCGGTGTGGTGCCGAAAGAATATATCCCGGCCGTACAGGCGGGGATCGAGGAAGCCATGCAAAACGGCGTGTTGGCCGGATATCCGATGGTGGACATCAAGGCGACCATCTTCGATGGTTCGTACCACGATGTCGACTCGTCGGAAATGGCCTTCAAGATCGCCGGCTCTCTTGCTCTGAAAGCGGCCAAGGACAAATGTGACCCGGTTCTCCTGGAGCCGATCATGAAAGTGGAAGTGGTCGTTCCGGAGGAATACATGGGTGACATCATGGGTGACATCAACTCCCGCCGCGGTCGCGTCGAGGGCATGGAAGCGCGCGGTGGCGCGCAAGTGATCCGCGGTATGGTGCCGCTGGCCGAAATGTTCGGTTATGCGACCAGCCTGCGGTCCAAAACGCAAGGGCGCGGTACCTTCACGATGCAATTCGACCACTATGAAGAAGTGCCGAAAAACATCGCGGAAGAGATTATCGCGAACAACGCGGGTAAATAA
- a CDS encoding type Z 30S ribosomal protein S14, with amino-acid sequence MAKKSMIAKAKRKPKFKVRAYTRCERCGRPHAVMRKFRLCRICFRELAYKGQIPGVKKASW; translated from the coding sequence TTGGCCAAGAAATCGATGATCGCCAAAGCGAAGCGCAAACCGAAATTCAAAGTGCGCGCCTACACCCGGTGTGAGCGGTGCGGACGGCCGCACGCCGTCATGCGCAAGTTCCGTCTCTGCCGGATTTGCTTCCGTGAATTGGCGTACAAAGGGCAGATTCCCGGCGTGAAAAAAGCCAGCTGGTAA
- the rpsJ gene encoding 30S ribosomal protein S10 gives MAKQKIRIRLKAYDHRILDQSAEKIVDTAKRTGAGVSGPIPLPTERSVYTILRAVHKYKDSREQFEMRTHKRLIDIVNPTPQTVDALMRLDLPSGVDIEIKL, from the coding sequence ATGGCAAAACAAAAGATTCGCATCCGGCTCAAAGCGTACGACCACCGCATTCTGGATCAATCGGCGGAGAAAATCGTCGATACGGCGAAACGGACGGGTGCCGGTGTATCCGGTCCGATTCCGCTGCCGACGGAGCGTTCCGTCTACACGATTCTGCGGGCGGTGCACAAGTACAAAGACTCGCGCGAGCAATTTGAGATGCGCACGCATAAACGGTTGATCGACATCGTCAACCCCACCCCGCAAACGGTGGATGCTTTGATGCGTTTGGATCTGCCGTCGGGCGTGGATATCGAAATCAAATTGTGA
- the rplV gene encoding 50S ribosomal protein L22: MQAKAVARYVRIAPRKARLVIDLIRGKSVEEALAILRFTPRAASPIIEKVLKSAIANAEHNHNMDVRRLVVEKAYVDEGPTMKRYRPRAMGRASRINKRTSHITVVVSEK, translated from the coding sequence ATGCAAGCGAAAGCCGTCGCTCGTTACGTACGGATTGCACCTCGCAAAGCGCGTTTGGTAATCGACTTGATCCGCGGCAAATCGGTGGAGGAAGCGTTGGCGATCCTGCGTTTCACCCCGCGCGCCGCTTCTCCGATCATTGAGAAAGTGCTCAAGTCCGCCATCGCGAACGCTGAGCACAATCACAACATGGACGTACGGCGGTTGGTCGTGGAAAAAGCGTACGTGGACGAAGGGCCCACGATGAAACGGTACCGTCCGCGCGCGATGGGACGCGCCAGCCGGATCAACAAACGGACCAGCCACATCACGGTCGTCGTATCTGAGAAATAA
- the rplW gene encoding 50S ribosomal protein L23 — MKDPRDIIRRPIITEKSTEMNEERKYVFEVDLRANKTEIKQAVEKIFGVKVEKVNTMRVRGKKKRYGRFTGRTPERKKAIVKLTADSKPIELFEV, encoded by the coding sequence GTGAAAGACCCGCGCGACATCATCCGTCGTCCGATCATCACGGAAAAATCGACCGAGATGAACGAAGAGCGGAAATACGTTTTTGAAGTGGATCTGCGTGCCAACAAAACGGAGATCAAACAAGCCGTCGAAAAAATCTTCGGCGTGAAAGTGGAAAAAGTGAACACGATGCGTGTTCGCGGCAAGAAAAAACGCTATGGTCGTTTTACCGGCCGCACGCCTGAACGCAAAAAAGCGATCGTGAAACTGACGGCTGACAGCAAGCCCATCGAACTGTTCGAAGTGTAA
- the tuf gene encoding elongation factor Tu, producing the protein MAKAKFERTKPHVNIGTIGHVDHGKTTLTAAITTVLAKTGGAVATAYDQIDKAPEEKERGITISTAHVEYETENRHYAHVDCPGHADYVKNMITGAAQMDGAILVVSAADGPMPQTREHILLSRQVGVPYIVVFLNKVDMVDDEELLELVEMEVRDLLSEYEFPGDEIPVVKGSALKALENPDSEWADAILELMKAVDEYIPTPERDKDKPFLMPVEDVFSITGRGTVATGRVERGTIKVGDEVEIVGLADETKKTVVTGVEMFRKLLDVAEAGDNIGALLRGVDRKEVERGQVLAKPGSVNPHTKFEAQVYILTKEEGGRHTPFFNGYRPQFYFRTTDVTGVIKLPEGTEMVMPGDNVKMEVELIAPIAIEEGTRFAIREGGRTVGAGAVSKILG; encoded by the coding sequence ATGGCCAAAGCCAAATTCGAGCGTACGAAACCGCACGTCAACATTGGTACGATCGGTCACGTTGACCACGGTAAAACCACGTTGACCGCCGCCATCACCACCGTTTTGGCAAAAACCGGTGGCGCTGTGGCGACCGCTTACGACCAAATCGACAAAGCTCCGGAAGAAAAAGAACGGGGCATCACGATCTCCACGGCTCACGTGGAATATGAAACCGAAAACCGTCACTATGCGCACGTGGACTGCCCGGGTCACGCCGACTACGTGAAAAACATGATCACCGGTGCGGCCCAAATGGACGGTGCCATCCTCGTGGTGTCCGCTGCGGACGGTCCGATGCCGCAAACCCGGGAGCACATCCTGCTGTCCCGTCAGGTTGGCGTTCCGTACATCGTTGTGTTCCTGAACAAAGTGGACATGGTGGACGACGAAGAGCTGCTTGAACTGGTGGAAATGGAAGTGCGCGACCTGTTGTCCGAGTACGAGTTCCCGGGCGACGAAATCCCGGTTGTGAAAGGTTCCGCTCTGAAAGCCCTGGAAAACCCGGACAGCGAGTGGGCCGATGCCATCCTGGAACTGATGAAAGCCGTGGACGAGTACATCCCGACTCCGGAACGCGACAAAGACAAACCGTTCCTGATGCCGGTCGAGGACGTGTTCTCCATCACCGGTCGTGGTACGGTGGCCACCGGTCGTGTGGAACGCGGTACCATTAAAGTCGGCGACGAAGTGGAAATCGTGGGTCTGGCCGATGAAACCAAGAAAACGGTTGTTACCGGCGTGGAAATGTTCCGCAAGCTGCTCGATGTGGCTGAAGCCGGGGACAACATCGGTGCCCTGCTGCGCGGTGTCGACCGGAAAGAAGTCGAACGCGGTCAAGTGTTGGCCAAACCGGGCAGCGTGAACCCGCACACCAAATTCGAAGCGCAAGTTTACATTCTGACCAAAGAAGAGGGCGGCCGTCACACCCCGTTCTTCAACGGTTATCGTCCGCAGTTCTACTTCCGGACCACGGACGTGACCGGCGTCATCAAACTGCCGGAAGGCACCGAAATGGTGATGCCTGGTGACAACGTCAAAATGGAAGTGGAACTGATCGCACCGATCGCGATCGAAGAAGGTACCCGTTTCGCGATCCGCGAAGGTGGACGCACCGTGGGTGCCGGTGCCGTGTCCAAAATCCTCGGCTAA
- the rplE gene encoding 50S ribosomal protein L5 — MATPRLKQKYREEITPALMKKFNYSSPMQVPKVEKVVINMGVGEAVQNPKVLDGAVEDLTLISGQKPVITRAKKSIAGFKLREGMPIGCKVTLRGDRMYYFLDKLFNVALPRVRDFRGVSPKSFDGRGNYTLGLKEQLIFPEIDYDKVDKVRGMDVIIVTTAETDEEARELLAQLGMPFRKQ, encoded by the coding sequence TTGGCAACACCCAGGCTCAAACAGAAATATCGTGAAGAGATCACCCCGGCCCTGATGAAGAAGTTCAACTACTCCTCGCCGATGCAGGTGCCGAAAGTGGAAAAAGTGGTGATCAACATGGGTGTGGGTGAAGCGGTGCAAAATCCGAAAGTGCTGGACGGCGCCGTGGAAGACCTCACCTTGATTTCCGGTCAGAAACCGGTGATCACCCGGGCGAAAAAATCGATCGCAGGATTCAAATTGCGGGAAGGGATGCCGATCGGTTGTAAAGTGACGTTGCGTGGCGATCGGATGTATTACTTCCTGGACAAATTGTTCAACGTGGCGCTGCCGCGCGTGCGCGACTTCCGGGGCGTTTCCCCGAAATCCTTCGACGGTCGAGGCAACTACACGCTCGGTTTGAAAGAGCAACTGATTTTCCCGGAAATCGACTATGATAAAGTGGACAAAGTGCGTGGGATGGACGTGATTATCGTCACCACCGCCGAGACGGACGAAGAAGCCCGTGAATTGCTCGCACAATTGGGTATGCCCTTTCGCAAACAATAA
- the rplD gene encoding 50S ribosomal protein L4, with the protein MPKVAVYDMNGSQVGEIELSEAIFGIEPNKAVLHDAVVMQQASLRRGTHAVKNRAAVRGGGRKPWRQKGTGRARHGSIRSPLWVGGGVVFGPTPRSYAYKLPKKVRRLAIKSALSAKVKDNELIVLDDLKMEQPKTREMVRVLNNLNADRKALVVSGAFDENVALSARNIPGVKFIQADGINVLDVLSHDKLIMTRDAVARVEEVFSR; encoded by the coding sequence ATGCCCAAGGTAGCAGTATACGACATGAACGGCAGCCAGGTGGGGGAAATCGAACTGTCCGAAGCGATTTTCGGCATCGAGCCCAACAAGGCCGTTCTGCATGATGCCGTTGTAATGCAACAGGCATCTCTGCGCCGGGGAACCCACGCGGTGAAAAACCGTGCAGCCGTACGCGGCGGCGGGCGGAAACCCTGGCGGCAAAAAGGTACCGGGCGCGCGCGTCACGGAAGCATTCGTTCGCCTCTGTGGGTGGGCGGTGGCGTGGTGTTCGGACCGACTCCGCGCAGCTACGCTTACAAATTGCCGAAGAAAGTGCGTCGTCTGGCCATCAAATCTGCATTGTCCGCAAAAGTGAAGGACAACGAGTTGATCGTGCTGGACGATCTGAAAATGGAACAACCGAAAACGCGTGAAATGGTACGCGTGCTCAACAACCTGAACGCTGACCGCAAAGCGCTGGTCGTAAGCGGTGCGTTCGATGAGAACGTGGCCTTGTCCGCGCGCAACATTCCCGGCGTGAAGTTCATCCAAGCTGATGGCATCAACGTGCTGGATGTGCTGAGCCACGACAAGCTCATCATGACTCGGGACGCGGTTGCCCGGGTGGAGGAGGTGTTCAGCCGGTGA
- the rpsC gene encoding 30S ribosomal protein S3: MGQKVSPVGLRVGIIRDWESKWFAGKDYADLLHEDIKIREFIRKRMKDAAISSIEIERAANRVNITIHTAKPGMVIGKGGSEVEALRQALNKLTGKKVHINISEIKNPELDAYLVAENIAQQLERRISFRRAMKQAIQRTLRAGAKGIRTQVSGRLGGADIARTEGYSEGTVPLHTLRADIDYGFAEAHTTYGRIGVKVWIYRGEVLPKKKKGDAEGGE, translated from the coding sequence GTGGGTCAAAAGGTAAGCCCGGTAGGTTTGCGGGTTGGCATCATCCGTGACTGGGAATCCAAATGGTTTGCCGGGAAAGATTATGCCGACCTGTTGCACGAGGATATCAAGATTCGGGAGTTCATTCGCAAACGGATGAAAGATGCTGCAATCTCGAGCATCGAGATTGAGCGGGCAGCCAACCGCGTCAACATCACCATCCACACCGCGAAACCGGGGATGGTGATCGGGAAGGGCGGTTCGGAAGTCGAGGCATTGCGCCAAGCGCTGAACAAATTGACCGGAAAGAAAGTGCACATCAACATCAGCGAAATCAAAAATCCGGAACTGGACGCCTATTTGGTGGCGGAAAACATCGCGCAACAACTGGAGCGTCGTATTTCCTTCCGCCGTGCGATGAAACAGGCGATCCAACGTACCTTGCGCGCCGGAGCGAAAGGGATTCGCACTCAAGTGAGCGGTCGTCTGGGCGGTGCGGACATCGCGCGAACGGAAGGCTACAGCGAAGGTACGGTACCGCTTCACACCTTGCGTGCGGATATCGACTACGGTTTTGCCGAAGCGCACACGACCTACGGACGGATTGGCGTGAAAGTGTGGATTTATCGCGGTGAAGTGCTTCCCAAGAAGAAAAAAGGAGACGCGGAAGGGGGCGAATAA
- the rpsS gene encoding 30S ribosomal protein S19, whose protein sequence is MGRSLKKGPFADEHLLKKVRELNEKNEKRVIKTWSRRSTIFPEFVGHTIAVHDGRKHVPVYITEDMVGHKLGEFVPTRTFRGHAGDDKKTKKR, encoded by the coding sequence ATGGGTCGCAGCCTGAAAAAAGGGCCCTTTGCGGATGAGCATCTGTTGAAAAAAGTGCGGGAGCTGAACGAAAAGAACGAGAAGCGCGTGATCAAAACCTGGTCCCGTCGTTCCACCATTTTCCCGGAATTCGTCGGACACACGATCGCCGTGCACGACGGACGCAAACACGTGCCGGTGTACATCACGGAAGACATGGTGGGGCACAAACTGGGTGAGTTCGTGCCGACCCGCACCTTCCGCGGTCATGCGGGAGACGACAAGAAAACGAAGAAGCGGTAA
- the rplX gene encoding 50S ribosomal protein L24 has translation MHIKAGDTVIVMRGKEAPTRDKNGNKVYTKGRVLKVFPKEQRALVEGVNMVKKHSRPTPNNPQGGIIEKEAPIHISNLMLEDPKTKEPTRIGYKFVEGKDGKLRKVRYAKKSGEIIDK, from the coding sequence TTGCACATCAAAGCGGGAGACACCGTGATCGTGATGCGCGGGAAAGAAGCGCCGACGCGGGACAAAAACGGAAACAAAGTCTACACCAAAGGTCGGGTATTGAAAGTGTTTCCGAAAGAGCAACGCGCGTTGGTGGAAGGGGTCAACATGGTGAAAAAACACAGCCGTCCGACCCCGAATAACCCGCAAGGCGGTATCATTGAAAAAGAAGCGCCGATTCACATTTCCAACCTGATGTTGGAAGACCCGAAAACGAAAGAACCGACCCGGATCGGATACAAGTTTGTGGAAGGCAAGGACGGCAAACTGAGAAAAGTGCGCTATGCCAAAAAATCCGGCGAAATTATCGACAAATGA
- the rplC gene encoding 50S ribosomal protein L3 produces MKGILGKKLGMTQVFTADGTVVPVTVIQAGPCVVLQKKEEATDGYEAIQLGFEDKKEHRANKPEIGHAKKANTTPKKFVREIRGMNPAEYELGQEIKVDLFNEGEIVDVTGTSKGKGFAGAIKRHNQARGPMSHGSRYHRGPGSLGPIAPNRVFKGQTLPGRMGGERVTIQNLEIVKVDADNNLLLVKGSIPGPRNSYVIVKSAVKSR; encoded by the coding sequence GTGAAAGGGATTCTCGGCAAAAAACTGGGGATGACTCAGGTGTTCACTGCCGATGGTACCGTGGTGCCCGTTACGGTGATCCAAGCCGGTCCGTGCGTGGTTCTGCAAAAGAAAGAAGAGGCCACCGACGGATACGAAGCCATTCAATTGGGCTTTGAAGACAAAAAAGAGCATCGGGCCAACAAGCCGGAAATCGGCCATGCGAAAAAAGCAAACACGACGCCGAAAAAATTTGTGCGCGAAATCCGCGGCATGAATCCGGCCGAATACGAATTGGGCCAAGAAATCAAAGTGGATTTGTTCAATGAAGGGGAAATCGTGGACGTCACCGGCACGTCGAAAGGGAAAGGATTTGCCGGTGCCATCAAGCGGCACAACCAAGCTCGCGGTCCGATGAGCCACGGTTCCCGTTATCATCGGGGTCCCGGTTCCTTGGGTCCGATCGCGCCGAACCGCGTGTTCAAGGGGCAAACGCTCCCGGGACGCATGGGCGGCGAACGCGTGACGATTCAAAACCTGGAAATCGTGAAAGTGGACGCGGACAACAACCTGCTGTTGGTCAAAGGGTCCATTCCGGGTCCGCGAAACAGCTACGTGATCGTGAAATCCGCGGTAAAAAGCCGGTAA